The Terriglobus sp. TAA 43 sequence GATGTACGGCCCATTGGGAACCACTACGGGATCGCCATTCCGCGGGTTCTTGTTCATGTGCAGATAAGCGGGTACGTCCTTACGACGGTAAACCGTGAAGCGCGGATCGGGATGCGCGCGGAACTGCTCGTACAGCGACTGCGCTTCTGCTTCTGTCTTCGGATAGAAGGACCACTCCACGACCTTCGTATCTTTCAGATCGACATACTGATCCCACTGAATCCAGTTGTTGTCGTTCAGAATCATGCCATGGTCCGACACGATGATCAGATCCACCGGCAATCCTGTCGCGTTCAAACGAGCACCCAGCTCGCCCATCAGCGAGTCCACAATATGAACTGCTTCATGTTCCTGCACGGAGTTCGGGCCATACCAGTGGCCTGCGTGATCAGCAGTGGGCATATAAAACGTGATCAGGTGAGGCCGTCGCTCTGCGGGCAATTTCAACCACGCAATAACCTGTTCGATGCCAACATGGCCGTCCAGCTGATCTTCAAACTTTGCGTAGTTGTTGGGACGATAGCCAGCGACTTCAGCTTCTGACCCAGGCCACATAAACGTTGCCGCGCGCATGCCCTGCTGACGAGCTAGCGACCACAACGGCACACCACCGTACCAGCTTCCGTCGCCGCTGGTCTTCGGGTCCTTGTACTGGTAGGTTTCGTCCCGCGCTGGATCGTAAAAGCTGTTGCGCACAATGCCGTGATGTTCCGGCAGCAATCCCGTCACGAGCGTCCAGTGATTGGGAAACGTCAGCGAAGGATAGGACGGCAACATGCCATCAGGAGCGGTCGCTCCCACCTTCACTAAATCATCCAGATGTGGCGCACCGTGCAGCTTTGGGTAGTCGTAACGGAAACCGTCCAGCGACACCAACACCACGTAATGCTGCTTCATAGCGTGCGCATCGTTCGGCGCACCACCGGTATCCACGATGAGGTTCGGCATCGGACGGGCCGAACCGTATGCCGGATGCTTGGCCTGTGCGGCAACATTTGCGGTGGCCAGAACAACGGCGGAGGCTGCAACAAGAGTGCGAAGAGCGGAGAGCATAGGCTATTACCCAGTGTAGCGACAGCGCCAGAATTAGCCGTTCCGGCACGGCCCTAGCTTGTTTGCAGATCGAAAATCTTTTCCATGGGGAGCCATTTCGCGCTGGCGTCGGCGCTGGGATCGCTCTGCTGATACTTGGCCATCTCCGCTTCCCATCGCATGACCACGGGGCTGGAACGGTCCATCTCCGCCTTGCGCTCCATGGTGAAATCGTCCGTGGTTTCCATGATCATCACCATGCGGTAGCCGTCGCGAAAGATCTGCATACCGGTCACGCCAGCGGCGCGGATTGACTCCAGAATCTCCGGCCACACAGCGGCATGGCGCTGCACATACTCTTCCATCAACACAGGATCGGGCCGCATCTTCAACGTCAGGCAAAAGCGCTGCATCGGTACCTCGTCTTTCTTATACGTCTCAATGTCTACCATTCGGTTGGCCTGCGGGACAATCGTTACGACGAATTGCTATCCTCATCCTCCGCATGACGGAAACCGCCTACTCGCAGCGAATTGATAGTCACCACCACCTTTGGCACTACACGCCAGAGGAATACGGTTGGATTGGCGATGACATGTCTTCGCTGCGCCGCGATTTTCTGCTGGAGGATCTGCGGCGAGAACTCGCCGATGCGGGTGTGGATGGCACCGTGGCCGTGCAGGCTCGGCAGACTTTGGAAGAGACAGAATGGCTGCTGGGAATTGCAGAGAAGGATGATTCGCCAGTTCGTGGCGTTGTAGGATGGCTTCCGATTGCGAGTACACGCTTCTCTGCTGTTTTGGAGACCGTTCGGGACTCCAACCGTCTGTGCGGTCTGCGACACATTGTGCAGGGGGAACAGCCTGGTTTTCTGGATGGGGACGCGTTCAACCAGGGTATAGCGCAGTTGCGGGACACGGGGCTGGTGTACGACATCCTCATCTATGCGCGCCAACTGGAAGAAGCCATCCGCTTTGTCGATCGCCATCCCGCGCAGTCGTTTGTGCTGGATCACATTGCCAAACCCGATATCCGCAATCATGGTTTCACCGCGTGGGCAGAGGGTTTTCGCGAACTTGCGCGACGCGATAACGTTACGTGCAAGCTCTCAGGCATGGTCACGGAAACGGACTGGAATCGCTGGTCGTCCGTCGAACTGCATCCCTATTTTGAAACTGCGCTGAAAGCATTCAGCCCGAACCGGCTGATGACCGGCACAGACTGGCCTGTGCTTACCGTTGGCTGCACCTATTCCAATTGGTGGAAGACCGTAGAAGATTGGACTGCGCCCTTGAGCCAGCAGGAACGCGACATGATCCTGGGCGGAACCGCTATGCGCGTTTACAACTTACGGTCTTGAAAACAGCGTCGCACAGCTGCACCGGTAACAGTTGATCACTTCAGGGAGAAACCATGGCGTTTGCAACTCAGCTTCCCGAATCACGACAGGACGACCCCAGCGGCGCACCGCTTCTGCCCGCAGGCGTATTCCGTACGTTTCTGCTGGTCGCGTTTGTCTTTTTGCTATGGGGCATTCCCAACAACCTGAACGATGTACTGATCCGCCAGTTCATGAAGAGCTTTGAACTGAACCGGTTTCAGGCGGGTCTGGTGCAGTTTGCGTTCTATCTGGGTTACTTCCTGCTTGCGCTGCCCGCTGGCATCCTTATGCGCCGCAAGGGTTACAAGGCTGGCTTTCTGACAGGCCTTTGCCTGTTTGCTGCTGGCTGCTTGAGCTTTCCTTTCGCTGCAAATTCCGGGCAATACAGCTACTTCCTTGCTGCGTTGTTTGTGATTGCCATGGGGCTTTCGTTTCTTGAAACCGCGGCCAATCCATTCATGGTGCAGTTGGGACCGACAGTAACATCAGAGCGCCGTTTGAACATTGCGCAGACGTGCAATTCACTTGGCTCCATCCTTGGCGTGGTCGCAGGCAATCTGTTCATCTTCTCCGGTGTAGAACTCACACCGCAGCAACGCGCCGCTATGCAGGCTGCGGGGACTTACGCGGAGTATCTACACAAAGAAACGCTGCGCATTGCCGCGCCTTATGTGGTGCTCGGCATACTTGCGCTTGTGTGGGCAGGGTTGATCGCTGTTACAAAATTTCCTGCGTTCATTACTCAGCGAGAACACACCGCAGAAGTAGCTGGGAAACCTTCTGAACTGCTGCGCGAGAAACACTTCCTCTTCTCGCTGCTGGCACAGTTCATGTATGTGGGTGCGCAGGTTGGATCGTGGAGCTACGTCATCCAATACGCGCATGACTATGTTCATGCTGCCGAACGCACTGCGGGATGGATGTTGACAGGAACTTTGATCGCCTTCGCTTTAGGACGCGTTCTGTCGTCGTACCTGATGCGCAGCATTCTCCCAAGCCGATTAATGGCAATCTATGCAGGATGCAACATCGCACTTCTGATTACGGCAATTTTCGTTCCGGGTTGGGCAGGGTTGTCTGCCGTGCTGGCTACCAGCTTCTTCATGTCGTTGATGTTCCCTACTATCTTCAGCCTTGGGTTGAAAGACCTTGGCCCCAATACGAATGTTGCTGCGTCACTACTGGTGATGATGATTGTTGGCGGCGCCGTGATGCCGCCCATCATGGGACTGATCGCGGAACATCTGCATTCCACCGCGCTTAGCTACCTCGTACCGCTTGTGGGCTACATCGTGACACTGGGCTTCGCACTCTTTATGACTCGTTACCATCGCCAACGCGAGGCGCTCTCCACCTTCGAGGTGTAAGTTCCTTCGCTGTACATGTTGCATATACTTTCACTCAAAGCTTCTGTCGGAGAGAACTCAGTAATGGCCGCATCACCCAGAATCACGCGTTGTCGCACAGTTGATCTGCGATTCCCCACATCACGTTTCAGCATCGGGTCCGACGCCGTGAACAAAGACCCGGATTACTCCGCAGCCTACTGCGTATTGGAAACTGACAGCGGTGTGGAAGGACATGGCCTTACCTTCACGCTGGGACGCGGCACGGAACTCTGCGTGATGGCCATTGAGTTTCTTTCGCGCTTCGTCGTAGGTCGCACGCTGGAAGAGATCACCTCCAACATGGGGGCGTTCGCACGCGAACTGACAGGCGACACACAATTCCGCTGGCTGGGACCGGAAAAAGGAGTCATTCATCTGGCCGCTGCTGCGCTGGTGAATGCAGTGTGGGACCTGTGGGCGCGCGTGGAGAGCAAGCCGGTGTGGCTGCTGCTTGCGGAGATGACGCCGGAACAGATTGTGCAGTGCATTGACTTCCGCTATATCGATGATGCTCTATCACCGGAAGAGGCGCTCGAGATCCTTCGCCGTAACGAATCAACTCGTGCAGAGCGTATCGCCTTCCTGCGTGAAAAAGGTCTACCCGCTTACACCACCAGTGTTGGTTGGTTTGGCTTTAGCGATGAGAAGATTCGCAGACTTTGCAAGGAAGCTCTTGCCGACGGTTGGACACATTTCAAACTGAAGGTGGGCGGTGATCCTGCGGACGATCTTCGCCGCGGCCTGCTGGTACGTGAAGAAATCGGCTGGGAAAACAAGCTTATGGTGGACGCGAACCAAAAGTGGGGTGTGCTGGAAGCCATTGACCGCACGACCGCTCTGAAGCCACTGCAGCCGTGGTGGATGGAAGAGCCCACGAGCCCGGATGACATCCTGGGCCACGCTCGCATTCGCCGCGAAACAGGCGTTCGCATCGCCACCGGCGAACACTGCCACAGCAAGGTAATGTTCAAACAATTGATGCAGGCTGGCTCCATTGATGTGTGCCAGATTGATAGCTGCCGCGTTGCAGGCGTGAATGAAAACCTCGCGATCATTCTGATGGCCGCGAAGTTTGGATTTCCGGTATGCCCACATGCCGGTGGTGTAGGCCTCTGCGAATATGTACAGCATCTGGCGGCGTTTGATTACATCTGGGCTTCGGCGTCCTTGCAAGATCGCGTGGTGGAGTTCGTTGATCACTTGCACGAGCACTTCCTTGTTCCCACTCGCATTCAACGTGGTCGCTACATGCTGCCGGAAGATGCCGGATACAGCATCGAGGTCCGTAAGGAATCGCTGCAGGAATACGCTTTTCCGCAGGGAACGTACTGGGCTTCTGCCTCCACCACTGCTTAAACACGTAGGGAGAGATACATGACATTGCAGGGAAAGCGCGCGCTGGTTACGGGTGCAGCAAGCGGCATCGGCAGGGCGATTGCAGAAGCATTTGCATCGGCTGGTGCGGAAGTGATTCTGCTGGACCTGAATCAGGGTGTAGTCGCAGCGACTTCAGACAGCATTGCGAAAGAGACAAATGCAACCTGCCATGCGATTGCATGCGATGTTTCTGATGACGCGAGCGTCACTGCCGCCTTTGCGCAGGCGGGTGCGTTGGACATCGTGGTGAACAGTGCTGGCATTGCGCACATCGGCACAGTTGTCGATACATCGTCCGATGACTTTGATCGTTTATTCCGCGTGAATGTGCGTGGGACCTATCTGTGCATGCAGGCTGCTGTCCGCAATATGGAGCCGCGGCACGCCGGCGTCATTCTGAACATGGCATCCATCGCCGCAACAGCGGGCATCAAGGACCGCTTTGCGTATTCCATGACGAAGGGCGCCGTTCTTTCCATGACTCTGTCTGCGGCGAAAGACTGCCTGTCGTTAGGTTTGCGTATTAACTGCATTTCGCCCGCGCGGGTTCACACGCCGTTTGTCGATGGCTTCCTGGCAAAGAACTATCCCGGCCGTGAAGAGGAAATGATGAAGACACTCTCTGCTGCACAACCCATCGGACGCATGGGAACGCCAGCAGAGATCGCACAACTCGCACTCTTTCTCTGCTCCGACTCGTCCAGCTTCATCACGGGCACCGATGTTCTGATTGACGGTGGCTTCACCAACCTGCGATAGATCAACGGCAGATTTACGAGTACACGCAATGGACCTTGGACTAAAGGATCACGTCATTCTTGTTACGGGCGGTGCCAGTGGCATCGGTCAGGCGATTACACGCGCCTGCCTTGCAGAAGGCGCACGTGTACTCGTGCTGAGCCGCATCTCGGAAGGGGTTGAAGAGTTTATGCAGGAGATGTGGGACCGCCATCTTCCCTGCGAACTTCGCGTAACCGAACTTGATGATCCAGAGCATTGTCGCAGCGCAATGGAATATGTGCGTGAACGCTATGGACGGTTGGATGCGCTGGTGAATAATGCCGGCTTCAACGACGGCGTGGGATTAGAACACGGTTCGATTGACGGCTTCCAACGCAGTTTGGGGGTGAACCTGTTGCATTGCTATGCACTTGCTCACTATGCCGTTCCTCTACTGAAGGTCAGCCGTGGTTCCATTCTGAATGTTGCAAGCAAGGTCGCTGTCACTGGCCAAGGCGGCACCTCAGGCTATGCTGCATCCAAAGGCGCATTGTTAGCGTTAACACGTGAGTGGGCCGCAGAGCTGATTCCCTTCAGCGTGCGTGTGAACTGCATCATTCCCGCCGAAGTCATGACGCCGCAATACACAAAGTGGCTGCGCACACTTGCGGATCCCGACGGAACTGTTGCGCATATTGCGGCGCAAGTGCCGCTGGAACACCGCATGACACGCGTAGAGGAGATCGCATCGACTGCGGTATTTCTGTTGTCTCCCACACAATCAAGCCACACAACTGGCCAACACATCCACGTAGACGGCGGCTATGTGCATCTGGACAGGATGCTGACAGTTAAGGCGCTTCACTAAGGGACTGCTGCGTCTTCTTCCCCTGCGACGACTGCCGTGCCATGTCCGCGAGAAATGCCCGCTGCACATGGCTGAAGCTCCGGCCGCGCAGTACAGCAGCCACAACTGTGCGAGAGGCTCGCGGTTCAAGGATTCTCGCGTAGTGACACGCTGCGCCTGTGTCGACGGCCATCTCCGGCACAATGGATACGCCTATGCCTGCTGCCACCATACCCAGCAGGCTGCTGAACTGCCCACTTTCAAAGGCAATGTTTGGTGTGATTCGCGCATGTGTACAAGCGGCGATGGTTAGATCACGGAAACAGTGCCCGTCGCGCAGCATCACAAATGACTCACCGCGCAGTTCCTTCATCGTGAGCCCTTTTTTCCGAGCAAGCGGATGTGTCTTCGGGAGTGCAGCGAAGAGGGGTTCGGTGTGAAGCGTGTATGTCTCCAGATCCTTATGTCGGAGTGGCAACGCAAGGATGGCGATATCAATCGAGAGATCGCGCAAACCGTCGATCAGTACAGGCGTTGTCTCTTCCACAATGCGCAACTTTGCCGCAGGAAATTTCTTCGTGAAATTAGCCGTGTAACCCGGCATTCGATACGGGGCAATGGTGGGAATAACACCCACAGTGATCTTGCCTTGCGTATCTGCCGACGTCTCGGCAACGCTATTACGTGCTGCGTCAAGCTGCGACAAGATCGTTCGTGCATGCGGAAGAAAGGCCTGCCCGGCTTCCGTAAGTCGCACACGACGGCCAAGTCGGTCAAAGAGCCTGGCACCCAAATCCTCTTCCAGCTTTTGGATCTGCTGCGATAGCGATGGTTGCGCAATATGGCATGACTCCGCAGCACGGCTAAAGCTACCTGTTTCAGCAACTGCGCAGGCGTATCGGAGTTGTTGAATTTCCATAGTTTTCTTCTATGCCTCGCATGGCAATTATATATTTCCCCTATCCATTGCCCCGGTGCTACATTCAATCTCGCTCCGCGGTGTGCGTTTCCGCCGTCATAGACAATTCACAATGCCGTGCAATGGTGCACCCAGACCTTGCATGCGGTTCTTCAAAGGCAAGTAGAGGAGAAACATATGTCCAGCGAATCAAAGTGCCCATTTCATCAGCCCGGCGCAGGCGCCCCGAGTCACCATGCGGCAGGCGAAGGTACATCAAATCAGAACTGGTGGCCCAACGCACTGAAGCTTGGCATCCTCCATCAGCATTCCGAACTGTCCAACCCCATGGGCAAGGATTTCAATTACAAGGACGCTTTCAATAGCCTCGACCTGGAAGCCGTGAAAAAAGACCTGCACGCTGTTATGACCACATCGCAGGACTGGTGGCCCGCCGATTTCGGACACTACGGCCCATTGTTTATCCGCATGGCCTGGCACAGCGCTGGTACCTATCGCATGGGCGATGGCCGTGGCGGCGCAGGACAAGGCCTGCAGCGTTTTGCTCCGTTGAATAGCTGGCCTGACAACGTCAGCCTGGACAAGGCTCGCCGCCTTCTTTGGCCAGTGAAGCAGAAGTACGGCAATAAGCTCTCATGGGCAGATTTGCTCATCCTTACCGGTAACGTTGCGCTCGAGTCGATGGGCTTCAAGACCTTCGGTTTCGCTGGTGGACGCGAAGATGTGTGGGAGCCTGCACAGGATGTGTATTGGGGTACCGAAACGACATGGCTGGGCGGCGATCATCGCTATGCCAAAGGCGGCACTGCTACGCTGCCTGCGGATGCTCCAATCCATGAAACGGAAACAGATCGCACCGCTGAAGGCACAAACCAACGTCTGCTTGAAAATCCTTTGGCTGCTGTGCAGATGGGCTTAATCTACGTGAATCCTGAAGGCCCGGATGGAAATCCCGATCCGATTGCCTCCGCGCATGACATCCGCGAAACCTTTGGCCGTATGCACATGAATGATGAGGAAACCGTTGCGCTGATCGCTGGTGGTCACACCTTCGGCAAAACGCATGGTGCAGGGCCAGCAGACAACGTTGGACCAGAGCCTGAGGGTGCTCCGCTGGAAATGCAAGGCCTTGGCTGGCACAACAAGTTCGGCTCTGGCAAGGGTGCGGACGCCATCACCAGCGGATTGGAAGTGACATGGACAACCAAGCCCACGCAATGGAGCAATGATTTCTTCACGCACCTGTTTGAGTATGAGTGGGAACTGACCAAGAGCCCAGCAGGCGCGCACCAGTGGAAGCCCAAGAACAACGGCGGCGCTGGCACCGTACCCCACGCGTTTGATGCATCGAAGAAGATTGAGCCGCGGATGCTGACGTCGGATCTGGCGCTGCGCTTCGATCCGATCTATGAGAAGATTTCGCGCGACTACTATGCAAACCCTGACAAGCTTGCGGATGCGTTCGCTCGGGCATGGTTCAAACTGACGCATCGCGATATGGGTCCCAAGTCGCGTTATCTGGGATCGGAAGTTCCTGCAGAAGAATTGCTCTGGCAAGATCCGATTCCCGCTCTGGATCACAAGGTTGTAGACGAAAACGATATCGCTGAAATCAAGAAAGCGATTGTTGCCTCGGGCCTTACGATTCCAGAACTGGTCTACACCGCATGGTCTTCCGCCTCGTCCTTCCGTGGCTCTGATAAGCGTGGCGGCGCGAACGGCGCACGCATCGCCCTGGAGCCGCAAAAGAACTGGGAGGTGAATCAACCTGCGCAGCTTGCCAAAGTACTCGGGGTGCTGGAGGGCATTCAGAAGGACTTCAATGGCAAACTCACAGGCGGCAAGAAGATTTCGCTTGCCGATCTGATTGTTCTTGCTGGCGGCGTCGGCGTGGAAAAGGGCGCGAAGAACGCAGGGATTAACATCACTGTTCCCTTCACGCCGGGCCGTATGGATACCACGCAGGAAAAGACCGACGTAGAGTCATTCCGTGTTCTGGAGCCTGTTGCTGATGGATTCCGTAACTATGTGAAGGAAAAGTACGGCATTCCTTCCGAGGCCCTGTTTCTGGACAAGACACAATTGCTGACTTTGACTGCGCCGGAGATGACCGTACTTGTTGGTGGCATGCGTGCACTGAATGCAAACTATGGCGGTACAAAGCATGGTGTGTTCACGTCACGGAACGAATCGCTGACAAACGATTTCTTCGTAAACCTGCTGGACATGAATAACGAGTGGAAGTCGACGTCGAACGATGGCGAGTCGTTTGAGATTCGCGATCGCAAGACAGGTACACCGAAGTGGACTGCAACACGCGCAGATCTGATCTTCGGGTCCAACTCGCAGCTTCGCGCGCTGGCGGAACTATACGGTTCCTCCGACACGCAGGAGAAGTTCGTAAACGACTTCGTTGCAGCATGGACCAAGGTGATGAACCTAGACCGCTTTGATCTTGCATAAAGTTAAGTCAGGCACAATAACGACGCGAACGCCCGCTCCTCTACCGTATCGGCTAAGGATCGGGCGTTCGACGTTATTCATTCCATCTGTGAGTACGGTAGGATTGCCTCCATGGCAGCATCCCGGCTAAGTGACATCGCCAAACGCGCTGGCGTATCCATCGCAGCAGTTTCCATTGCACTGAACGACCGCAACACTACGCGCGTAAGTGCCGCAAAACGCGATCTGATTTATAAAATCGCCGACGAACTCTCCTATTCTCCTAACGAATTGGCAAAGGCACTGGCTGAGAAACGCAGTCGCCTTCTGGGACTCGTTGTTCCCATGCGCGATCCGATCTTCTTCAATCAATTCATCGCGCAGGCGCTTTCGGGCATCCAGTCCACGCTGATGAAGCGGGGCTATAACCTTCTGATCTTTTCGCCTTCCGGACGCCCTGGTCGCACTACCCGCGATCAGATACTGGAAAGCCGCTTTACGGATGGCCTGCTCTTCATCAACACACGTTCCTGCTCTGCACGCGACATCAACGAAACCATTCATGAGCTGAATGAAGCGAAGATTCGGTTCGCAATGATGAACAGCTACTACGGCCGCGCCCCGGTGAACTATGTGGGCGTGGATGACGCTGCAATCGGCGAAGCGGCCATTCGTTACCTTGTGCAGCGTGGCCACAAGCGCATCGCATTCCTAAGCGGTGAAAGCACATTGCCCACGCATATCCATCTGCTGCAGGGGCTGCGCAGAGCCATGATCGATTTTGGCCTGGAATTAAAGCAGGAGCATATCGGCTGCACGCATTACGACCAAACGCAGGCGTTCAGCATTATGGACGGCTGGTTCGCGCGCAAGAAGGATCGCCCAACCGCAATCTTTGCAGCAGACGACACACTGCTGGTGCACATCTACGACTACATGGAAGCACGCCGCCTATCCGCACCCGGCGATGTAGCCATTCTGGCTCGCGCCAACTCCGCGAATGCGGGTGGTTTGCGACCACGTCCAACGGCATTCTTTATTCCTGTCTTCGAGATGGGACAACTCGCTGCAGACATGGTGATTGACGCTATCGAAAAGCCGGAGCGGCCACCACAGCGCGTTTTACTGCCCTTCACGTTCTCCGCCGGGAACACTACCTAGCCTGACCCAAAAATAAAAGTGTTTGACACAGGAGGGAATGCCTTGTTAGGTTAATCGACGTTAAACGGTTAACCTCTTATGAGCTCCCAAACTTCGTCTGATTCGGCTTTCAGTATCCCGCCGCCCCTCACGGGCGTTGAGGTTGCTGAAAGCGGAGGAGAGACGACGTTGCACGCTGCACATGCCAGCCCACGGCGATGGCTCTATGCTGGGCTGCTATTGCTCGCATCGGTGGTGAATTACGTCGATCGGCAAACACTGTCGGTGCTCGCGGTCACGATGCAGCATGATCTGCATCTCACCGATGTGGACTATGGCCATGTTGTGCAGGCATTCCTGCTGGCCTACATGGTGATGTACACACTCTCCGGACGTTTGGTGGATCGTTTCGGCGCACGATGGACCCAGGGCGTGTTTCTTTTGGTTTGGTCGGTCGCCGATGCATGTACAGGATTTGCGCGGGGTTTCTTCTCGCTGGCCATGAGCCGTTTCGCACTTGGCGCAGCCGAACCAGGCAATTACACCGCCTCTCTGCGCGCCTCCGGAGACTGGTTCA is a genomic window containing:
- a CDS encoding LacI family DNA-binding transcriptional regulator, whose product is MAASRLSDIAKRAGVSIAAVSIALNDRNTTRVSAAKRDLIYKIADELSYSPNELAKALAEKRSRLLGLVVPMRDPIFFNQFIAQALSGIQSTLMKRGYNLLIFSPSGRPGRTTRDQILESRFTDGLLFINTRSCSARDINETIHELNEAKIRFAMMNSYYGRAPVNYVGVDDAAIGEAAIRYLVQRGHKRIAFLSGESTLPTHIHLLQGLRRAMIDFGLELKQEHIGCTHYDQTQAFSIMDGWFARKKDRPTAIFAADDTLLVHIYDYMEARRLSAPGDVAILARANSANAGGLRPRPTAFFIPVFEMGQLAADMVIDAIEKPERPPQRVLLPFTFSAGNTT